A DNA window from Ornithobacterium rhinotracheale DSM 15997 contains the following coding sequences:
- a CDS encoding DUF58 domain-containing protein, giving the protein MKRLKTLYIQPLFYWLLFAIIVLFVLGLLSPLFFSVAQGVLALFSIVFIVDVVLLYHLKQGVQSSRELPEKFSNGDENPVRIDVKNLYPFGIKINIIDEIPFQFQKRDFLIKQKIKKNDNTYFSYNLIPKQRGEYHFGNLNIYVISPIGLVSRRYQQQKAKTLACYPSFIRLPEYELIALKNEFLLGGIKKIRKIGTTLEFEQIKDYVQGDDIRTINWKATGKMNRLMVNQYQEERSQRIYMLIDQGRTMKMPFDGLSLLDYSINASMALSHIVLKKKDHAGIAVFSRKIEQIVKADHKSFQLKRIANALYNVSTDFAESDFNRLYTDLRYKITRRSLFFLFSNFETLDALYRQLPYLRAISKNHILVVIFFKNKLLKEMVEKTDHENMQQVYDEIIAEKFEYEKKLIRQELSKYGIHSIYTLPENLSVGVINKYLEIKARGIL; this is encoded by the coding sequence ATGAAAAGACTTAAAACACTTTACATTCAGCCACTTTTTTATTGGCTGCTTTTTGCCATCATTGTGCTATTTGTGCTCGGGCTTCTTTCGCCCCTATTTTTCTCTGTGGCACAAGGCGTTTTGGCATTGTTTAGCATTGTCTTTATCGTAGATGTAGTGTTGCTTTATCATCTCAAGCAAGGGGTGCAATCGAGCCGAGAATTGCCTGAAAAATTCTCGAATGGCGATGAAAATCCTGTGCGTATTGATGTTAAAAACCTTTATCCTTTCGGGATTAAAATCAATATTATAGATGAAATTCCGTTTCAGTTTCAAAAAAGGGATTTTTTAATTAAACAAAAAATCAAAAAAAACGACAACACCTATTTTTCTTATAATTTAATACCCAAACAACGCGGCGAATATCATTTTGGAAATTTAAATATTTATGTGATTTCGCCGATTGGTTTGGTCTCGCGTCGCTATCAGCAACAGAAAGCCAAAACGCTGGCGTGTTATCCTTCGTTCATTCGCTTGCCTGAGTACGAACTAATTGCCTTAAAAAATGAATTTTTATTAGGCGGGATAAAAAAAATTAGAAAAATCGGGACAACGCTCGAGTTTGAGCAAATCAAAGATTATGTGCAGGGCGACGACATCCGCACGATTAACTGGAAAGCTACGGGGAAAATGAACCGCCTGATGGTGAACCAGTATCAGGAAGAACGCTCGCAACGCATTTATATGCTGATAGACCAAGGACGAACGATGAAAATGCCGTTTGACGGGCTAAGCCTGCTGGATTATTCTATCAACGCATCGATGGCATTGTCTCACATTGTGCTCAAAAAGAAAGACCATGCGGGTATCGCAGTGTTTTCTCGCAAGATTGAGCAAATCGTGAAAGCCGACCACAAATCCTTTCAGCTCAAACGAATTGCCAATGCGCTGTACAATGTTTCTACGGATTTTGCAGAATCGGATTTTAACCGATTATACACCGATTTGCGCTACAAAATCACACGCAGAAGTCTGTTTTTCTTGTTTTCTAATTTCGAAACACTGGATGCGCTCTATCGCCAATTGCCGTATTTGCGAGCGATTTCCAAAAATCACATTTTGGTGGTAATTTTCTTTAAAAATAAACTGCTAAAGGAAATGGTGGAAAAAACTGACCACGAAAATATGCAACAGGTGTATGACGAAATCATTGCCGAAAAATTTGAATACGAAAAGAAATTGATTCGCCAAGAATTGTCCAAATACGGAATTCATTCGATTTACACGCTCCCCGAAAACTTGAGTGTAGGCGTTATCAATAAATATTTGGAAATCAAAGCACGCGGGATTTTGTAA
- the lepA gene encoding translation elongation factor 4 has translation MKNIRNFCIIAHIDHGKSTLADRLLSHTQSVTEREMQDQLLDDMDLERERGITIKSHAIQMEYEYKGEQYILNLIDTPGHVDFSYEVSRSIAACEGALLIVDAAQSIQAQTISNLYLALENDLEIIPILNKIDLPSANPEEVSDDIIDLLGCDKEDIIRASGKTGIGVEDILAAIIERIPPPEGDPNAPLQALIFDSVYNPFRGVEAFFKVVNGEIHEHEAVKFMQTGKEYEADEIGTLKLKQQPKKVIKTGDVGYIISGIKTAVDVKVGDTITSVKRPADKPIGGFEEVKPMVFAGIYPVDTEDYEELTYSLEKLQLNDASLTFQKESSAALGFGFRCGFLGMLHLEIIQERLEREFDMTVITTVPNVSYHAYTVKNPDEMILVNNPSDLPDPSGLDRIEEPYIKASIITKADFVGPVMTLCIDKRGEIVNQTYLTSDRVELTFNMPLSEVVFDFYDRLKTISKGYASFDYSPIGMRPSQLVRLDVLINGESVDALSALVHRDNAYEIGKKMCSKLRELIPRQMFDIPIQAAIGAKIIARETIKALRKDVTAKCYGGDISRKRKLLEKQKKGKKRMRQVGRVEVPQSAFMAVLKLND, from the coding sequence ATGAAGAACATACGCAATTTTTGTATCATAGCCCATATAGACCACGGGAAGAGTACCTTGGCAGATAGACTATTATCTCACACACAATCGGTGACCGAGCGCGAAATGCAAGACCAGTTGCTAGACGACATGGACTTGGAGCGCGAGCGTGGTATCACCATTAAATCGCATGCGATACAAATGGAGTATGAGTATAAAGGAGAACAGTATATATTAAACCTTATCGATACTCCCGGCCATGTGGATTTCTCTTACGAGGTTTCGCGCTCTATTGCGGCGTGCGAGGGTGCTTTATTGATTGTAGATGCGGCACAGAGTATTCAGGCACAAACGATTTCAAACCTTTATTTAGCTTTGGAAAACGATTTAGAAATCATTCCAATTTTAAATAAAATAGACTTGCCAAGTGCCAATCCAGAAGAGGTGTCAGACGACATCATCGATTTGCTCGGTTGCGACAAAGAGGACATCATCCGTGCCAGCGGAAAAACAGGTATTGGAGTAGAGGATATCTTGGCTGCGATTATTGAGCGTATTCCGCCACCAGAAGGAGACCCGAATGCACCTTTGCAGGCGTTGATTTTCGATTCAGTGTATAATCCATTCCGTGGGGTGGAGGCTTTCTTTAAAGTTGTAAATGGCGAAATCCATGAGCACGAGGCGGTGAAGTTTATGCAAACGGGCAAGGAATACGAAGCCGACGAGATTGGAACTTTAAAACTAAAACAACAGCCCAAAAAAGTTATTAAAACAGGAGATGTGGGCTATATCATTTCTGGGATTAAAACTGCTGTGGATGTAAAAGTGGGGGACACCATAACCTCTGTAAAACGACCTGCTGATAAGCCTATCGGAGGATTCGAGGAGGTGAAGCCTATGGTGTTTGCAGGGATTTATCCCGTAGATACCGAGGATTACGAAGAATTGACTTACTCGCTTGAGAAATTACAATTAAATGATGCTTCGCTTACTTTCCAAAAAGAAAGTTCGGCGGCATTAGGTTTCGGATTCCGTTGTGGTTTCTTGGGCATGCTTCACTTAGAGATTATTCAGGAAAGGCTTGAGCGTGAGTTTGATATGACGGTGATTACCACCGTTCCCAATGTGTCGTACCATGCCTACACCGTGAAAAATCCAGATGAAATGATTTTGGTAAACAACCCATCTGATTTGCCAGACCCATCGGGCTTGGATCGTATCGAGGAGCCATACATCAAGGCTTCTATCATTACCAAAGCCGATTTCGTGGGGCCTGTGATGACTTTGTGTATCGATAAGCGTGGAGAAATCGTGAATCAAACTTATTTGACATCAGACCGAGTGGAACTTACCTTTAATATGCCACTTTCTGAGGTAGTGTTTGATTTTTATGATCGATTAAAAACCATTTCAAAAGGTTATGCATCGTTCGATTATTCACCAATAGGTATGCGTCCGTCGCAATTGGTGCGTTTAGATGTGCTCATTAACGGCGAATCTGTCGATGCACTTTCAGCCTTGGTGCACAGAGATAATGCTTATGAGATTGGTAAAAAAATGTGCTCTAAACTGCGTGAATTGATCCCAAGACAAATGTTTGATATCCCAATTCAAGCGGCAATTGGAGCTAAAATCATCGCGCGTGAAACCATCAAAGCCCTAAGAAAAGATGTAACGGCAAAATGTTACGGAGGGGATATCTCGCGTAAGAGAAAACTTTTGGAAAAACAGAAAAAAGGTAAAAAGCGTATGCGCCAAGTGGGACGCGTTGAGGTGCCACAGAGTGCTTTTATGGCGGTGCTTAAGCTTAACGACTAA
- a CDS encoding SPFH domain-containing protein → MSDINKKLPFLEIIEWVAENPNLLMVKVCDNDKEIKNGAKLVVRESQKVMFLNEGTIADIFEPGTYSLKTENIPILSKLKGWKYGFESPFKADVYYFATTQFVNLKWGTPAPVIVRDSQFGQVRVKAFGSYNVRIKDVAKFFKEYAGTFPRLTIFELEYQLRDFIAPKFAEVLSNSGISILDLAGNLSDLSQKITPLIAPYFEDLGVEITQFTISSATLPSEVTKHYDEVTSMNMIGDMDKFAKFQAAKAVGRDGSPMQTGMQQGAAMGAMMGAMQQAQSNGQNTNNQTSSSADDLASRLQKLKTLFDSGLIDEEEFKAKKAEIIASL, encoded by the coding sequence ATGTCTGACATCAATAAAAAACTTCCATTTTTAGAAATTATCGAGTGGGTGGCAGAAAATCCAAACCTACTTATGGTAAAAGTATGCGACAACGATAAAGAAATAAAAAATGGGGCTAAACTCGTTGTGAGAGAAAGCCAAAAAGTTATGTTCCTGAACGAGGGAACAATTGCTGATATTTTTGAGCCAGGCACATATTCGCTTAAAACCGAGAACATTCCTATCCTTAGTAAACTAAAGGGCTGGAAATATGGTTTTGAAAGCCCTTTTAAAGCTGATGTATATTATTTTGCTACCACACAATTTGTAAACCTAAAATGGGGAACTCCTGCTCCCGTTATCGTGAGAGATAGTCAGTTTGGGCAGGTGCGTGTAAAGGCGTTTGGTAGCTACAATGTCCGCATCAAAGATGTTGCAAAATTCTTTAAAGAATATGCAGGAACTTTTCCTAGACTCACCATTTTTGAATTGGAATATCAATTACGCGATTTCATTGCACCAAAATTTGCCGAAGTTTTATCGAACTCAGGAATTTCTATTCTTGATTTAGCGGGAAATCTATCGGATTTAAGTCAAAAAATCACACCTCTAATTGCTCCTTACTTTGAAGATTTGGGCGTGGAGATTACGCAATTCACCATCAGTTCGGCAACGCTTCCATCAGAAGTCACCAAACATTATGATGAAGTAACTAGCATGAACATGATTGGCGATATGGACAAATTTGCCAAGTTCCAAGCGGCAAAAGCTGTAGGCAGAGACGGCTCTCCTATGCAAACAGGCATGCAACAAGGTGCCGCTATGGGGGCAATGATGGGAGCAATGCAACAAGCTCAATCCAATGGACAGAATACTAATAACCAAACCTCTTCTTCCGCAGATGATTTAGCCTCAAGGTTACAAAAGCTAAAGACTTTATTCGACAGTGGCTTAATCGATGAGGAAGAATTTAAAGCTAAAAAAGCGGAGATTATTGCCTCGTTATAG
- a CDS encoding TFIIB-type zinc ribbon-containing protein, with protein MENLQALKERSQVFLQKLRAKAQELEDEVLPVVQSVYDEDPDRYKREYGHFKQGIVNQFKSLIQKANEVYNKQISPKRNIGVNASSDYKTLFQEITKLFEDFRTEMYAKEDQIFGTVKEISNEVYLQKALAEYEEIKNAFTCTQCGAPIEIKELYFVSTYIRCEYCQTQNTFVPGSNMQHIRFYTRDIGEERHKDLEQQYEDLRLNSDKEKEALWAYFHYRAMVWLEKVRILPIMKEDDKKIFYREIDDEVNAYTESKFLYKPALYTYLLERLGFEEEYPLAELSKDSPQYWDKQQLLELSLGFLEHVGDLEKYTELYNLHHQRLEQTINQLNNL; from the coding sequence ATGGAAAACTTACAAGCCTTAAAAGAGCGTTCGCAAGTATTTTTACAAAAACTCAGAGCCAAAGCCCAAGAGCTGGAAGACGAGGTTTTGCCCGTGGTGCAGTCGGTCTATGATGAAGACCCAGACCGCTACAAGCGAGAATATGGACACTTCAAACAAGGCATCGTCAATCAGTTCAAGTCCTTGATTCAAAAGGCAAACGAGGTGTACAACAAGCAAATTTCACCCAAAAGAAATATCGGTGTGAATGCTTCGAGCGATTATAAAACCCTATTTCAGGAAATCACCAAATTATTCGAGGACTTCCGAACCGAAATGTATGCCAAAGAAGATCAAATTTTTGGCACGGTAAAAGAAATCAGCAACGAAGTCTATTTACAAAAAGCCTTGGCGGAGTATGAGGAGATAAAAAACGCTTTCACCTGCACGCAATGTGGTGCCCCGATAGAGATCAAGGAGCTTTATTTTGTCTCTACCTACATCCGTTGCGAGTATTGCCAAACGCAAAACACCTTTGTACCTGGCTCTAATATGCAACATATTAGATTTTACACCCGTGATATTGGCGAAGAACGCCATAAAGATTTAGAACAACAGTACGAAGACTTGAGGCTCAACAGCGATAAGGAAAAAGAAGCCCTTTGGGCATATTTCCACTACCGAGCCATGGTTTGGCTAGAGAAAGTTCGCATACTGCCCATTATGAAAGAGGATGACAAGAAGATCTTTTACCGAGAAATCGACGATGAGGTGAATGCCTATACCGAGAGCAAATTTTTGTACAAACCAGCACTATACACCTACTTGCTCGAGAGATTAGGCTTTGAGGAAGAATATCCCTTGGCAGAGCTTTCCAAAGACAGCCCCCAGTATTGGGACAAGCAGCAATTGCTGGAGCTCTCTCTCGGATTTTTGGAACATGTAGGCGATTTAGAGAAATATACCGAGCTCTACAACCTGCACCACCAGCGACTAGAACAAACAATTAACCAATTAAATAATTTGTAA
- a CDS encoding DUF805 domain-containing protein — protein MKENFNKYFVNVLKNDYANFKGRTNRKAYWIFIGISLVISIILGIIDGITGLPILGLLFSLATLVPSIAIGVRRMHDVGKSGWFLLIPFYNLYLAIQPSDAANQYGAPEIE, from the coding sequence ATGAAAGAAAACTTCAACAAGTATTTCGTAAATGTACTAAAGAACGATTACGCCAACTTTAAAGGAAGAACCAACAGAAAAGCCTACTGGATTTTCATTGGAATCAGTTTAGTAATATCCATTATATTAGGAATCATAGACGGCATCACAGGACTTCCCATTCTCGGGCTCCTATTCTCTTTAGCCACACTAGTCCCAAGTATAGCCATTGGCGTAAGAAGAATGCACGATGTAGGCAAAAGCGGCTGGTTTCTACTCATACCATTCTACAACCTCTACCTAGCTATACAACCTAGCGACGCAGCAAACCAGTACGGAGCCCCAGAAATAGAATAA
- a CDS encoding DUF6620 family protein, which yields MSTDFQGGWNEEEGVYYAKGSFDNEVEYYNEIICNTNFWDIYMGEILNNMYAGNHEEPLKILEEVKEVISDNRENIQNLGDYHGDNDLMNAALRYVEKSAQQALVWEQLFKDPQANETIQEATNKLFASMQEDLTQMQTALAEFADKYFEEDEEDEDYDDYDYGNESVMMQHVEFDENNPLLQPIHGISLEDYAAAAAKMASGATEDEVAKALGVERPQWDEANQLWQTRMQQDSDFTLIGLYGQYFATASSHPKFQNMESDSSTPANPENLARINEDIDFYAELAGAMQAAYEYGIDGAQWLRENYGLSIGDFQSVAMKWATSPAFTTGVIGKQHKFAEEYGKKFAEEQGGNIADDVDF from the coding sequence ATGAGTACAGACTTTCAAGGCGGCTGGAACGAAGAAGAAGGAGTATACTACGCCAAAGGCTCCTTTGACAACGAAGTAGAATACTACAACGAAATCATCTGCAACACCAACTTTTGGGATATTTATATGGGAGAAATCCTAAACAATATGTACGCAGGCAACCATGAAGAACCTCTCAAAATTTTAGAAGAAGTAAAAGAAGTCATTTCAGACAACAGAGAAAACATTCAAAACCTCGGAGATTACCACGGCGATAACGACCTAATGAATGCCGCATTACGCTATGTAGAAAAATCAGCCCAACAAGCCCTTGTATGGGAGCAGTTGTTTAAAGACCCACAAGCAAACGAAACCATTCAAGAAGCCACCAACAAACTTTTTGCAAGCATGCAAGAAGACCTAACCCAAATGCAAACTGCCTTAGCAGAATTTGCCGACAAATATTTTGAAGAAGATGAGGAAGATGAGGACTACGACGATTACGATTATGGCAACGAATCCGTAATGATGCAGCATGTAGAATTCGACGAAAACAATCCGTTATTACAACCCATTCACGGCATTAGTTTAGAAGACTACGCCGCAGCGGCAGCCAAGATGGCAAGTGGAGCCACCGAAGATGAAGTCGCCAAAGCCTTAGGCGTAGAACGCCCACAATGGGACGAAGCTAATCAGCTATGGCAAACAAGAATGCAACAAGACTCAGACTTTACCCTCATAGGATTGTATGGGCAATATTTTGCTACGGCAAGTTCGCATCCTAAATTTCAAAATATGGAAAGCGACTCATCTACACCTGCCAATCCAGAAAACTTGGCACGCATCAACGAAGATATTGATTTCTATGCTGAGTTAGCCGGAGCCATGCAAGCCGCCTACGAATACGGAATCGATGGTGCACAATGGCTTCGCGAAAACTACGGACTATCCATTGGCGACTTCCAAAGCGTCGCGATGAAATGGGCTACCAGTCCTGCCTTTACCACAGGCGTGATTGGCAAACAACATAAATTCGCTGAAGAATACGGTAAAAAATTTGCCGAAGAACAAGGAGGCAATATCGCCGATGATGTCGATTTTTAA
- a CDS encoding N-6 DNA methylase — protein MKIDIEISNNKIKAPLKGKDVWLVLKPEELVRQKFICRLINHYGFTVEQMGQEIKVNNSQRGQGRAMADIVVWRNGQDKIDGNSPIIVVECKAEHITIREEDYFQGYNYAAWAGADFFVTTNLKETKIFKVVKGKIPKLLEEVVNIPNASIVNDKKKINSLLKQTKAFTRDEFSKLLFKCHNIIRNNDKLSPEAAFDEISKILFIKIRYERSNSENQIFSEEAFKADKASYEKYKPKDGKDFYQFLFEQTKEDFKDDDLFEPNEIIRIRENSFEAIVKELEIYNLSTTSDDVKGIAFEQFLGRTFRGELGQFFTPRTIVDFMVEVLDPQESEVMCDPCCGSGGFLIKAFEYVRAKIENEIHQAKEKIKTQYYNETYEKADEKEKEQIDQIVNNLFTKLNAELDINNPKSRIRELSYDCIFGTDANPRMSRTAKMNMIMHGDGHGGVHHNDGLLNVNGIFENRFDIILTNPPFGSRVEKSLKITEADKYTDKERIKKYQQRYGNAYNKALEQVNNNINKPLLSLYETGSMSTLTEVLFIERCLNLLKPGGRMGIVLPEGVLNNTNLQKIRDFVESKAKILLITSIPQDVFIASGATVKPSLLFFKKFTEEEAKQYRKIVKKAEKEITEKYKPQTEPIKEQLKLKGKESLPKEEKQKLRAELKQIQATIDSEIKAQIKADFNYQVPIAEVEKAGISTTGTQIENELVPLAKEFKAYREAHKLWDIPLKEITYPVEKDHISRVRIYDDMVSEPETFYN, from the coding sequence ATGAAAATAGATATAGAAATAAGTAATAATAAAATAAAAGCTCCTCTAAAAGGTAAAGATGTTTGGCTTGTATTAAAACCTGAAGAGTTAGTAAGGCAGAAGTTTATTTGCCGATTAATTAATCACTATGGATTTACAGTTGAGCAAATGGGGCAGGAAATTAAGGTTAATAATTCCCAAAGAGGACAAGGGCGTGCTATGGCAGATATTGTAGTCTGGCGTAATGGGCAAGACAAGATAGATGGTAATAGCCCTATTATTGTTGTGGAATGCAAAGCCGAGCATATCACTATTAGAGAAGAGGATTATTTTCAAGGATATAATTATGCCGCTTGGGCAGGGGCTGACTTCTTTGTTACAACAAACCTCAAAGAAACTAAAATTTTTAAAGTAGTAAAGGGAAAAATCCCTAAGCTCTTAGAAGAAGTGGTGAATATTCCCAATGCTTCAATTGTGAATGATAAAAAGAAAATCAATTCACTATTGAAACAAACCAAAGCCTTTACCAGAGACGAGTTCTCAAAACTATTATTCAAATGCCACAATATTATTCGTAATAACGATAAACTTTCTCCAGAGGCGGCTTTTGATGAAATTAGTAAAATTCTATTTATAAAAATTCGATACGAAAGAAGTAATTCTGAAAATCAAATTTTCTCAGAAGAAGCATTTAAGGCAGACAAAGCTAGTTATGAAAAATATAAACCAAAAGACGGTAAAGACTTCTATCAATTTTTATTTGAACAAACCAAAGAAGATTTTAAAGATGATGACCTATTTGAACCTAACGAAATTATTCGTATCAGAGAAAATAGTTTTGAAGCCATTGTAAAAGAATTAGAAATATACAATTTATCAACCACTTCAGACGATGTAAAGGGAATTGCCTTTGAGCAGTTTTTGGGAAGAACTTTCCGTGGGGAGCTTGGGCAGTTCTTTACTCCACGAACCATTGTTGATTTTATGGTAGAAGTACTCGACCCACAAGAAAGTGAGGTAATGTGCGACCCTTGTTGCGGCAGTGGTGGTTTTTTGATTAAAGCCTTTGAATATGTAAGAGCCAAAATTGAGAACGAAATACACCAAGCAAAAGAAAAAATAAAAACTCAATACTATAATGAAACTTACGAAAAAGCAGACGAAAAGGAAAAAGAACAGATTGACCAGATTGTAAATAATTTATTTACCAAACTCAATGCAGAATTAGACATCAACAACCCTAAAAGTAGAATACGAGAGTTAAGTTATGATTGTATTTTTGGTACCGATGCCAACCCAAGAATGAGCCGAACTGCCAAGATGAATATGATTATGCATGGAGACGGACACGGTGGGGTTCATCATAACGATGGATTGCTAAATGTAAACGGAATTTTTGAAAACAGATTTGATATTATCCTAACCAATCCGCCTTTTGGTAGCAGAGTGGAAAAATCACTTAAAATAACCGAGGCAGATAAATATACAGACAAAGAGCGGATAAAAAAATACCAACAAAGATATGGCAATGCTTATAACAAAGCCTTAGAACAAGTAAATAATAACATTAATAAACCGCTACTCAGTTTGTATGAAACAGGGAGTATGAGCACTCTTACAGAGGTATTGTTTATTGAAAGATGTTTGAACTTATTAAAGCCAGGCGGAAGAATGGGAATCGTTTTGCCGGAAGGGGTTTTAAATAATACCAATCTACAGAAGATTAGAGATTTTGTGGAGAGTAAAGCCAAAATATTATTGATTACTTCTATTCCGCAAGATGTTTTTATCGCCAGTGGAGCAACTGTAAAACCAAGTTTACTATTCTTCAAAAAATTTACCGAAGAGGAGGCAAAGCAATACCGAAAAATCGTAAAAAAGGCAGAGAAAGAAATTACCGAAAAATACAAACCTCAAACCGAACCGATAAAAGAACAATTAAAACTAAAAGGGAAAGAATCACTACCCAAAGAAGAAAAACAAAAACTAAGGGCAGAACTCAAACAAATACAAGCCACCATAGACAGTGAAATAAAAGCACAAATAAAGGCTGATTTTAATTACCAAGTGCCTATAGCCGAAGTAGAAAAAGCAGGAATAAGTACTACGGGTACACAAATAGAAAATGAGTTAGTCCCACTAGCAAAAGAGTTTAAAGCATATAGAGAAGCACATAAATTATGGGACATTCCTCTAAAAGAAATCACTTACCCTGTAGAAAAAGACCATATCAGCCGTGTACGAATTTATGATGATATGGTATCAGAACCCGAAACCTTTTATAATTAA
- a CDS encoding restriction endonuclease subunit S produces MKQTVDYKYLNFTQLSAIDSWSTYAILGKRLMYTNKYPFVEIGKFLKRNKTQVKIQNGVIYKRPTIKMNAKGITLRDEVDGINIGTKNQFRIKEGQFLLSKIDARNGAFGVVPKELDNGIITGNFWTFDVDYSKINPVYLTLLTGTKEFQKLSQSASVGTTNRNYLQEKLFLDFKIPLPSLAEQEAIVKAYQTKIQHAQNLEQQAQNLEQEIEKYLDDILGIKINNKKKITKGLQKVDYKLIDKWTLDDIFNKNIIQSEKYRLVKISELCSLITDGTHQTPKYFNEGVVFLSAKNVTQQTIDWDNIKYVSKEAHNEYCKRVKPEVNDILLAKNGTTGVAALVDREMEFSIYVSLALLKPIKDKVLPEFLLNLINSNFVKTQFNSRLIGIGVPNLHLGEIRNTLVPLPTMNIQIEITKQISIYKSNINNIKSKVETLKHQAEQEFEQAIFN; encoded by the coding sequence ATGAAACAAACAGTTGATTATAAATATTTGAATTTCACACAGCTTAGTGCTATTGATAGTTGGAGTACCTATGCTATACTAGGAAAAAGACTAATGTATACAAATAAATATCCATTTGTAGAAATTGGTAAATTCTTAAAACGGAATAAAACACAAGTGAAAATTCAAAACGGTGTCATATATAAAAGACCTACAATTAAGATGAATGCTAAGGGTATAACCCTCAGAGATGAAGTTGATGGTATAAACATAGGGACTAAAAATCAATTTAGAATAAAAGAAGGCCAATTTTTACTTTCAAAAATTGATGCTCGAAACGGTGCATTTGGAGTTGTGCCTAAGGAGTTAGACAATGGAATAATTACAGGTAATTTTTGGACATTTGATGTAGATTATTCAAAAATAAATCCTGTCTATCTTACACTATTAACAGGAACAAAAGAATTTCAAAAATTAAGTCAGTCCGCTAGTGTTGGAACAACTAATAGAAATTATCTCCAAGAAAAATTATTTTTAGATTTTAAAATCCCACTCCCAAGCCTTGCCGAGCAAGAAGCCATTGTAAAAGCCTACCAAACAAAAATACAACATGCCCAAAACTTAGAACAACAAGCCCAAAACTTAGAACAAGAGATTGAGAAATATTTAGATGATATTTTGGGTATAAAAATTAATAATAAAAAGAAAATTACAAAAGGGTTACAAAAAGTTGATTACAAATTAATTGACAAGTGGACTTTAGACGATATATTTAACAAAAATATCATCCAATCAGAAAAATATAGACTTGTAAAAATAAGTGAATTATGTAGTCTCATTACAGATGGAACACATCAAACACCTAAATATTTTAATGAGGGAGTAGTTTTTCTATCAGCAAAGAATGTAACCCAACAAACTATCGACTGGGATAATATTAAATATGTATCTAAAGAAGCTCATAATGAATATTGTAAAAGAGTTAAGCCTGAAGTAAATGATATATTACTTGCTAAAAATGGAACAACAGGAGTAGCAGCCTTAGTGGATAGAGAAATGGAGTTTTCAATTTATGTTAGCTTAGCCCTTTTAAAACCTATAAAAGATAAAGTATTGCCTGAATTCCTATTAAACTTAATAAATTCAAATTTTGTAAAAACACAATTTAATTCAAGGTTAATTGGAATAGGTGTCCCAAATTTACATTTAGGAGAAATTAGAAATACTTTAGTTCCCTTGCCTACAATGAATATTCAAATTGAAATAACAAAACAGATTTCAATTTATAAATCTAATATAAACAATATCAAAAGTAAAGTAGAAACCCTAAAACACCAAGCCGAGCAAGAATTTGAACAAGCAATATTTAATTAA